The proteins below are encoded in one region of Chloroflexi bacterium ADurb.Bin180:
- the nagA gene encoding N-acetylglucosamine-6-phosphate deacetylase, translating to MLALHNATACTPGGLLRQAMLLVDDSSRISYVGPPARFEQRHGRSVDLQGMLLSSGFIDIHTHGGRGITFGQPGRQADDLAQYSQWVLRSGVTGFICSLAAPDRASLLSIVAECAEVLEIGLPGAEGLGIHLEGPFLNPERRGAFSRSWLRQPTLEEATALLEAGRGWIRMVTLAPELPRAGEVAALFHSAGVTVALGHSDASYEVASDALQGRWTHVTHTCNAQSPFTHRQPGVVGAVLTSERVTAELIADGVHLHAGALKLLNRCLGTERLVLVTDAMAAAGLGNGEYRLVGELVTVVDGVARLSDGTLAGSTATMDSCLRHWISATGCSPEVSTRLASTNAARAVGVMSSVGELVPGKLANLTVLDQDLRVRLVVVRGKIVYEEGLA from the coding sequence ATGCTAGCATTGCATAACGCCACGGCCTGCACCCCCGGTGGCCTTCTTCGCCAGGCGATGCTGCTGGTAGATGACAGCAGCCGTATCTCCTACGTCGGTCCACCAGCGAGATTCGAGCAGCGGCATGGCAGGTCCGTTGACCTGCAGGGCATGCTTCTCTCGTCGGGGTTCATTGACATCCATACCCATGGTGGGCGCGGCATCACTTTTGGACAACCTGGCCGGCAGGCCGACGATCTTGCTCAGTACTCCCAGTGGGTGCTCCGCTCTGGAGTCACGGGTTTCATCTGCTCGCTCGCAGCGCCGGACCGGGCAAGCCTCCTTTCGATCGTGGCCGAATGCGCAGAGGTGCTCGAGATAGGCCTGCCAGGCGCAGAGGGGCTCGGCATTCACCTCGAAGGGCCATTTCTCAACCCGGAACGAAGAGGGGCCTTTTCCCGCTCGTGGCTTCGTCAGCCGACGTTAGAAGAGGCGACCGCTCTGCTCGAGGCAGGTCGCGGTTGGATTCGAATGGTCACGCTCGCGCCGGAGTTGCCGCGGGCGGGCGAGGTGGCGGCGTTGTTCCACTCTGCGGGCGTCACCGTGGCGCTGGGTCACTCGGATGCCAGCTATGAAGTGGCCAGCGATGCGCTGCAGGGTCGTTGGACGCACGTGACCCACACCTGCAATGCCCAGAGCCCCTTCACCCACCGACAGCCCGGGGTGGTAGGTGCGGTGCTGACTTCAGAGCGAGTGACGGCGGAGCTCATCGCCGACGGCGTGCACCTGCACGCCGGTGCGCTGAAACTGCTCAACAGGTGCCTAGGTACGGAGCGCCTGGTGTTGGTCACTGATGCCATGGCCGCGGCGGGCCTCGGGAACGGCGAATACCGGCTCGTCGGTGAGTTGGTCACGGTTGTCGATGGCGTGGCGCGCCTGAGCGACGGGACTCTGGCCGGTAGCACGGCCACAATGGACTCGTGCCTGCGTCACTGGATCTCGGCAACAGGATGCTCGCCGGAGGTGTCGACTCGGCTGGCTTCCACCAACGCGGCCAGGGCCGTTGGAGTAATGTCGAGTGTGGGGGAGTTGGTCCCCGGCAAGCTGGCCAATTTGACCGTATTGGATCAAGACCTGCGGGTGAGGCTCGTCGTGGTGCGCGGGAAGATCGTTTACGAAGAGGGCCTCGCGTAG